The Dermacentor andersoni chromosome 1, qqDerAnde1_hic_scaffold, whole genome shotgun sequence genomic interval TGCATTTCAAAGCCCGAGTTTCTCAAGAGTGCCACAAATTATTAATCAGAGCATCTTCCACGTGAAGCACTCTAAAGGTGCCTTCGGAAGTGAAAAAGGAGACCTTTCACTTCACCAGGTGTTGCTGAAAGCTAACAAATTATAGCTCTTCCAATTGTGCGCTTCTCTTAGAAATGCAGGAAACCCACTCTCCCCTCTTGTCCCGTTGCGTGCTGAATGAATTCAGCTTTTGGCAGCATGTTAAATGCATGAGTGTGCGTCAGTGCTTTCTGGCACCACGAGGCCACTACATCAAGTTTCAGTGACGTGAATAGTCTCTCTTCTCATGTCTGAATCTGTGCTGCACTTGGCATGCGTGCTGAGCTGGTTGCATTAAAAGGTAATGTAATTGATTATTTGTTGTGCTCTCGAGGAGATGAGCCTCCATAATTACACTATAGTGTAATTACTGGGTTAACAGCTatccaataaagaaataaatacgaGACAAAAATTTCCTTTCAGTACTCCTTTAATTAAATCAGTCCTAGAGGTGCTTTGGTgtaggctgataatgatggtAACAACGCTGTCTAGGAACCACAGGAACCAGCATTGTTCACATATGATGCAATTGACGATTCcctaaatattttgttatatttttattCAGCAGCAGGAGGGCGCTGAAGCATTTTTAAGCAAGTTAGGTAAAATGCCTGCTATTGTGACAGCACATGCACTGATTGAACAACTAGTGGAAGTACGAAAAAAATTACAGAATGGCTCGAACAGAACGAGTGCACAAAGTAATGCTTTCGATCACTTGAAATGGAataaatgctttctttttcatctgCCTTTGTGTTTTAACGCTTTGTCCTTCATGTGTAGTGGATATTTTAGTGCACctcaaaaaatattttatttctatGGCTACTTCTGTTAAGGCGAACTATTGACATGACAAAAAGATATTCATGCTCCCTTCAAGTTGGTACTAAACAGAGCCTATTGCAGGGACATACCTATTGGTCAGCTTAAGTGGGGTGACTGGAACTTTTTTGttagtttgtttctttgtttatacTTCCACTGCATAAACTGTGCAATTCCGTTTACTTACAGATTATCCAAATAAGGCTGCTTTTTCTTATATACACTTATCAATATTAAATACATCAAATGCTGTGTGCACTCTTACTGTAATAAGGAACCTATTTTCAATTACACCAATGAATGTTTTTGTGCAACAAACATAAGTAAATTATCTTCAATTCATGTTACCAATGCAAAATTAGATGGGACACAGAGACAAAACGTAGACACCACAAATGCTGGTGTGGTACCGTTGCTCTGTGTCCCGTCTCTGTGTCCCATTTAATTTTGCACTGGTAGAAAGAATCAGAATCCAGCAACCAACCAGCTCGCCTAACAGCAATACTTACATATGAATGATGCGCAGTGTTGGACAAAATCCGAACACATAAGTGGTAGAAAAGAGCAATTCATGCTTAAAACTTGTCAGGATCaccaagatcatcatcatcatcatgatttttattttcaccactggatacaaggtgaaaaagggagagccaGAAAAAAAGCCGAAATTTTTTCGGCTTGACAAACctccggtctcccagacaggcaTGGTAGCGGCTGGTGCATCAATACAATCAGGCATAAAGTGTGGATATAAGAGTATTTTAAGCATAAGTACATGTAGATGCTTTCATGTTATTACGTATAAACGAGTTATAACACAGTTGTGTAAAATAACTCCCAGCATACGATTACaatctgttatcttgcatattattaATTGACACAGACTCAATCGCATATATcataagaatgcaaaagcaatgtatgtacatatatatatacacacacatatacacataaatataacaaatttcacaaaagtgtacaataaacacaagttacCAACAGGAAACGTTCTTCTTTTAGAAAATACTTTacacacttgcaaatatatatgtgcatctatgtttaaagaaagatagagaaagaaaatctgcatataggctgctgctttcaCGACGACACCTCAGCAACGTAGCCCAGGGCGTCATCACATCCTCGAATTTTAGGAACACGAAGGCACCCTCTGCAGCATCGAGTTCACAACGCAAACCCTGCCACGCAGTCAgggcacaatcactgcagcggaaaACCTGGATTCTAGGAATCATAGTTACAAGTGTGAACGCATAAACACAACGAGAGTACATCATAAGTTCTGCAGAACAGTTAGAGCAGTTAACAATACACATCTATAAGAACaaatccaatattttagttttgtttagagataacacatcaACATTTTGTTGGTTGAAATAGTTAAGCATGGAAGGTAGTGTATGTTTAAGGCGTTGACAGCCTATAATTAGTGCGTGAGAAGGGATCTGCCATGGTGCCTGGCGACGATATGAATATGTACTTCTATTTTTTTGTAAAGTTGCCAGGGTTAGGAATGAATCGAGTTTTCCGagcatagcatttctatagcttagtaatgttttgaatttatatatgtcATGAGCTCTGATTATTCCgttttgttggaaaagctctTAATTGCATATgttcgaaaaaagaaatgttcgctATCGCCCGAATCGCTCtcttttgaagtatttccagcatttgaatattttgcgctgtagtgttaccccatataagtgaacagtaactgaggtgtgaatggaAAAGAGCATGATAAATGAGACGCTTAACTTTAAAAGGTAGTGCACTTTGATTTCGATttaacacaccaacaacttttcgaacctttgagcaaacatgactaacgtgttcattccaggacATCTGCACTGTCAATATTACGCCTAGGGTTTTTATGGATGATGTAATGGTAATTTTATACGGACCGAAAacaatattatctggcaatgcagTAGAACTTCCGggagcatgaaaaataacgcatcttgttttggtttcattgagGATGAGGCCGTTTGCCTTAGACCGTGCTCAaagtccataacaaacggagccTGCTGtaggcgttatttcttttaaatctttacctgtaaagaaaacagagcagtcatctgcatatgcgACATATTTACACATATCACTTATTTGTACAATATCATTGatgtaatacaggaaaagtatcggGCCAAGGATGCTACCTTGGGGCACACTTGCTGTCAAAGGAAAAGAGCGTGTTCTCATTGATTTCAACAAACTGATGTCGGCTTTCTAAATAAGATCGGATAAGTGCaagtgttattcctcggaagccatatttttccagctttatcagcagcaatTTATGGTTGACtctatcaaatgctttgctgaagtctaagtataaccctaaaggcagaatttttttttcaattttctctagaataagctccttctgtatacttatggCAGTTTCCATAGACCGCTTTTTCTTGAACCCGTGTTGACAGTCGGTTAGCAAGCTATGTTTTTGCGAAAAATTATCAATACGAAAGTTCAAAATTTTTTCGAGTCCCTTTGATAGCACAGGAAGTATAGAAACTGGTTGATAATTGCCAAAATTATTATTGTCAGCTCCTTTGTGAATAACTATTACTCTGGCTACCTGCATATTACGCGGGAACACTCCGGTTAAAATGgaaatattaaaaatgtgcattactgCAGGTGCATATAAGTCTACGACGTATTTAATTGGCCTAATTTCTAAATCATCTACGTCTCGACTGtggctatttttcaaggatgaaaatgtAATCTCCTCAGGAATGCTAGTAGGCTTTAGGAATAAAGATTCTCTTAATGAAGCTGCATGCATTTTACCTTGATTGTCGTGATCTACGCATCCTACTTgaacaaaaaaatttttaaaatggTTCGCAAGTTCTGTGCCACTTACAAATGTGCCatcaatgttcaacgtatctGTTCATGTACCGACTGACTTCCGATTTAGTGTttcgttaatttttttctatactTTGTCACTTCTGCGCATACAATCATCGTTAAATATAAAGCTGTAGTAGTCATttttcgccttttctttttctttgttaaatTTATTCCTAAACTGTTTGTATTCTTTCCACTTTGACAAGTCCTTTGACTTGATGAAAGACTGATAAAGCTTACTTTTTTGGTTGATTTGCCTAACGAGTTCTTTCGAAATCCACGGCTTGCGCTGTTGATATAAAAATGGGCAGCCGCTGCTGCATATGGTGCAGTGTCTATGGCCTTAGATTGGTCACATGACATTCACCCTGTCTTGCAGAATGTGCAGCGGACAGTTAAAAAGCTCGCGGCAGAAACCAATTTAGGGGGAAACTGCCTGTGGATGACGTGACAAGTACATGCGTGTGGCATGCGTGCTCAACAGGGGACAAGGTTAAATTGTGGACAGTTACCAGTTTTTCAGACTGTGGTATAGAAGTTACATAAACAAGGCCTGTTTATGTAACTtctataccacagtgtgctactccgTCTATTGGCCCCCTTCTTGATTACAGAACTACAGATAGTGCGCTGCATGTGTAGACATAGTTTCGGTCGTTGCCAAGTTTTCGTTCTGTTGTAAATTTAGTTATTAAAGTAGTGTTTCATTCAGAGCAATAACGCCTTCCGCCACTTCCTGCTCCTTGTGAGAGGTGCTCATTAACTCTGCAACAAAGTGAAGTCGCTTCAAACTGCACCACCACCAATTATTTATATTTACCAAGTATTGATTTAAATACTCTATGAACTTTACATTTTCTGTACttgctgtttttatttgtttactcTTAGTATTCTCACCCACTCCTGGTTCAAAACCCCCTCAACAGAAATAGTTGAGATACTTTAAAATAGAAACCTATCCCCATATAATGTATCACATTCTCAATtgagggaaaatgagacatccaccttattgtagcaatggctacaaaagaaacccatacaggttcctcgaaagaaaagacctcgcagttgaagaaaaattcgtcctggtccgggactgaaacccgggaccaccgcgtTTCCGgaacagccgctctaccatctgagctaaccaggcggttagcagatggcagagTGAGGTCGCATTTGTCAACAACAGGAACCcatatgggcttcctttgtaacaGTTactatgattgggtggatgtctcattttcccttaattaattgcttctctccaccttgcaagcttccgcagaactactatatCAAATTCTCACTTCTGCAGTTATCCATTAAGCTATAGGACCAGctgccaattattcttctgtGAAGAAATGACAGTGAGGGCTTCAGTAAAGCATGAACCATGGCCTAACCTAAATATAAGATCGTTGGATAATATACTACTAGTATATCAGTTTATGCTATGTGTATTTGTTGTTACATTAGACTCTTTATGCGGCAGTATAATGTTGAATGCATTCATTCTGTGCACTACATATGATCAGTTCTTCCCATTGCATTATCTATTTATTTTGCTCCCTTTCACGTACATACAGCCAAACTGAGGGACATTTAAGGAAAATGAATTAATGTGCAGGTTTGGTGATAGAATGAGTACCAATGCCACGGCACAGCTTTTTTCTCACTTCACTCATACTATCTAGCACAAAATGATGAAGGCTTTTGCTCTTACAACAGTAATTAAATACGACAAATCAAAGCGATATTCACGCTCACTTTGTTGACAGAACCATATATGTTACAGCTAAATGATTCTAAGAGTGTGCCTTTTTATTGTGCTTTCTCCACTTCCATGAAGGGGCTAGTTCTCACTTTTGTACTACAGGCATGCAACAGGTGATATTGCTTTCACAATGGTCATGTTGATTATTGAGCCTAACTGTGTGTGACCAGGATGTTGAGATGTTTGTATTTCCACCACATGCCTGGTAATGCTTCCACCTGAAGCTTGGAGGTTCCCCTCAGTTAGCTTGTTCCTTCTCGAGACATGTGAAAAAAAACGTTCAGCTGCAGCTCACTTTTGCATGGAAATATGTGAATTACAAAATGGTTAAGGAACAAGCTAATAAAGCCGGCCTGCAAGAGGGCACTGACCTACGAGATAACTATGATTGATAGCCAGTGACAGTGCAAGCTGTGCTGTATTCACTGAAAAAACAGCAACACTTCCACGATACTGCACTCAATAATTATGAATAATCAATAATCTTAAAACTTCTGCATCAGTTTCTGTTACTCATGTCCGTGTGAGGCATTTTCTGAAGGACAGCATTGTGCAATGATAAGAAATGGCACCTTGCCAAGAGCTGCCAATATGCATAATTAATGTTGTCTCGTAAATTTTGCTATGTGGCAGCAGCAGTTGGCTCTTGATGCTCTATGCTTGCTGGAAATGCAACTGCTTTGAATTAAACAGGAAGAAACAGGAAGAGCCTAACTCAGTAGTTCAGGCTTTTGTATTGTACGCCTGTATAAAGAAGCATCTGCTTTTCATATCTATTTCCTCAACCCAGAATAAGGTTTAGTCGAAAACTACATGCTTGTTATCAGTTTGGTTACTTGTTTTATAGCATCAGCTGTTAAGACCTCACTCATGCTTTTACACATCTATTCCCCGCACAGTCACCAGCATGCACACATAATGTTCAAAGAACCCATGCAGGCAGCAAACTAGGCGTAGCAGGAGAAAGCTTTGCAGGTAATGAGCAGAGCACATGCAGATGCTAATGAGCCCCTTAAAGTGTGTCTGGTGAAATCCTGGAGCCTATAATTAACAAAGGTGTGGAGAACCATGGTAGCAGATGCGGGTGCTATAGCAGCAAGGAACTTTGTAGGCATGGACTGACGCACTTGTGTAATGTCCTCCAGTGATGTCCCCCTCGGGCTGTCACCGTAGGGCATTCATAAATAAATAGAAGGAATCCCCATAGGCAAGTGGTTAGACATGCTAATGTGAAACTAAGCATACAGTAAGTAGATCCAGTGTAGGTACTAGCGAGTCTCATAAATGTTTTCAGCAATGTCATAAAGCCTGTAATTAACAAAGATGCAGTGAACCTTGGTGGAGGGTGCAACTGCCacagcagccagcggcgagcttTCTCAATGtattccaacagtcactaaatttcAAGCTGACTTTATCTCTCTGAAGACTGCAGCGTCAGCTAAAGATAGCATTCGGAAATTTTTGCGAGCCTTTAAGGGATCACTTTACACTATTAATAAATGTCTGCGTAGATCTACTAAATGTTTTGTGGGTGTTTCAAAAATTTTTATTGATCTGTGATTGAGTCTCATTCCTCAATTGAACCTGTATACTTCTCACTTTTAACATTTTTACGGCTGCTTGGTTACTAAGTTACCAAGATAACATTTTTCGCTTGATGTATTTCTACGAGAAGTAAGCACTGATTTCTAAAAGAGATAGAGAACATGTTCTCTGGATAATCCGCCACGGTCTTTTTGTTCTGCATCAAAGATAATCTTTGGAAACCCATTTAACCACGGCCTATCGGTGGTCCATATCCGATTTCAGCCAGTAGTTTTAGCGCGCAGTGGCTGTTGTTAGCATAATAACTATCAGGTTCCGCTGCCCACGTGCTTAAAGCTATACAAACACTGTTTTGAATGTTAACGTACGGCAAGGATTGCGGCGCAAGATGTAGCGACTGTTACTACATGTTGCGCATTGCCTTTGCCTCAAACGCTGATACGTTTACGCGAGCTAGGTGACTTGGAGAATCGCAAATACACACTAGCGCGTTCACGAAACAATGCACCTACAGCTAACTACCTGACTAAACAGCGCTGGTGCCACACTGTTGATTATCTGCACACAGAATCATCACAGAATAACTGGCACGCTCATGGCACGAAGGAAGCAAAGCATTGCACATTTCAAAGCCGTCGAGTCGATGACGCATGTTCGGCCAGTTTCGGCACGTGCTCGTACTTTTGGCCAGCTATTTAAGGTAAGTTAAGAATATATTTTGCATTCTTACTTTTCTGCCgcatttttaaaatatttgtttGTATTATTAATATTCCTTAAATTAAAGAATGCTAACGACACTGGTAAAAACCGGCACTGATTATCGTTTATGTCGCTAGGCGACGTGCCAAGCGCGTCGACGGTTATCTTCTGCGCTTTTGTGTGCGAGTGGAAAAAAAGAGACCCAAGCCTGAGCAAGAGGGCAAGAGGGAAAGGCTGGAAAAGCATTGCAGCGTCGGTGTGCACGGAAGGTGCGCCTAACCATAtctactgctgctgcttacaGTGGCAGTCGACGTAGTGCTACAGCTGGTCATGTAACGTAACTCTAACACAAGGCATCCACCCCCTTTATCCCAGGAGCTGGCCGCACCACTGTTCCGCGTCGATGTCCTGTGAACGACGTTTCTGCCGCCGACAAATTGAGCCTGAAACGCCTGCCGTGAGAAATTGTTGGGTTTAAGACTAACGTTGCATCCGAGCGCTTAGCCCCGAGGCCTGCTGACGGTCAACATGCAAGAGGTACAGCAGCGTGAGCCACGCTTTAGCCCAGTCGCGTCTTCTTTTTCTCGGGCGGAAATGCCAACGGCTCAGTGCGTTCGCTGCCATAGTAGCAGCAGTCGGCGCGACTTCACTGTCCTGCCATGCTTCCACGCAGTATGCCTGAAGTGCCTCGACGAAGTTCCCGACAAAGGTTGCGACGTGGTCGGCTACAAGTGCCCTGTTTGCCAGGAAAATCTTTACGCTCTATCTCAGTCGATTCTCATCAGTAACATTCTGAATGTTGTCCACGAGGACTACGATTACAGCGCCTGCAGCAACTGCAATGAAGGCAAACGGGCTTCGGGACGCTGCCGAGACTGCAACAACGAGCTGCTCTGCGACAACTGTGTTTGGGCCCACCAGCGGGTACGTCTCACCAAAGACCACGAAATCGTGAGCGTCTCCTCCGACTGCACCGCGGCGTCGGCCATGCCACCTGCAGACAGCCAAACAGGCCTTAATCAATCCTGGTCCGACCGCCACGACTGTCAGGTGTTGCGGCTTTACTGCGAGACATGCTGCGAAGCTCTCTGCAGTGACTGCACTGTCAAGGAACACGGATCTCATAGCTTGGTGTACCTGCAGGATGCGCTGAACAGCGCGCGCACAGCTGTACCGTCTACCCTGGCCGATATGCGCTCCGTCGTTACTGTCCTCCAAGAGAGCATGGAACGCTCCCGCCGCATGTCGGAACGCTTGCGTGTGCGTACCCAAAATGTAGCCGCTGAAGTACGCAGTACTGCTGGACGCCACCGCGTCGCTCTGAACCAGCGCGAGCGAGACCTGTTGCAGCGGCTTGACCAGGCACAGCAAGTGAAAGAGCAGGCGCTTAAACGGCAACGTGACCAGCTGAGCGCGAAGCTTGAGCGTCTGGAACGAGCCGCCAGCGACCTGCAGCAGGCAGGTGACGATCTGGATTTGCTGCGAGCGCGTCGTGAAGCCCAAGCACAGCTGCAAGAGGCTCGAGACGCACCAACCGAGCCTGCCGAGGACGACCATATTGAGTTTACTGCACCCGACGGCGCGTTGCTGGCAGCTATTGGCACTTTAGGCTTTCTCAGCAGCGCCGGATACGGACCCAACTCGAGCGCGGCTGGCGAGTCGCTAGTGCGTGCCGTTCGCGGCCGTAGCGCTACATTCACGGTCCACGCGCGCGACCACTTGGGCGAGTCTCGACTTCTGGGCGGGGACCCGGTCCAGGTGACGGTGCGCGCCCCGGACGGAACCCTATGCCGCGCCGACGTTGTCGATCGCCACGACGGCACCTACCAGGTGACCTTTCAGCCACAGCAGGAGGGTACGCACATCGTCCGTGTCCTGTTGCGTGGAGCAGATATTCAGAGGAGCCCATTTGCAGTTTCTGTGCGTGCCAGTCGCAACTACGCGGCCATCGGCGAGCCTAGCCTCGTGATTGGCTCTGAGGGCAGTGGTGACGGCCAGCTCTGTCGTCCCTGGGGTGTATGCACGGACTCCCAAGGTCACATCATTGTTGCAGACAGAAGCAACAACCGCATCCAAGTGTTCAATGCAGATGGAACCTTCCGCCTTAAGTTTGGCACTCGTGGGGAACTGCCAGGTCAATTTGATCGGCCTGCTGGAGTAGCCTGGGATGAAAGCCACGGAGGGCGAATTGTTGTTGCTGATAAGGACAACCATCGGGTGCAAGTTTTCGACTCTCGGGGCACTTTTCTTCTAACATTTGGCGAATGGGGCAGCAAGAGTGGTCAGTTCAACTATCCATGGGATGTTGCAGTCAACTCGGAAGGACATATCTTGGTGTCAGATACTCGCAACCATCGAGTGCAGCTGTTCCAGGCAGATGGAACCTTTTTGAACAAGTATGGCTTTGAGGGGCCCTTGTGGAAGCAGTTTGACTCCCCACGTGGTGTGGCCTTCATTGGCGACGGTCATGTGGTAGTCACCGACTTCAACAACCACAGAGTGCTTGTGATCCGGCCTGATTTTCAGTCTGCAAGCTATCTGGGTGGTGAAGGAAAGGAGCCAGGCCTGTTCCAGCGACCCCAGGGCGTGGCTGTTGATCTGGAGGGTCACATTGTGGTAGCCGACTCTCGCAACCACCGGCTGCAGGTGTTCCGACCTGATGGCAAGCTGCTCGCCTGCTTTGGCTCCCAAGGTCAGGAGCCTGGCCAACTGGACCTTCCTTCGGGGCTCTGCATCTCTCCTGAAGGCCGAATCGTTGTTGTCGACTTTGGCAACAACAGGGTGCAGCTCTTCTGAAGATGTAAGGATGTGATCAGGTCTATGTGGCTGCTAGTGATTTCAACACCTTTTGTGTTCCCAccttttgttgcactttgtttttCTTGTAATGGAAAGAATTTTGTTCTTATATGTGCCTGATGCTTTGCTTGTTTTGGAGAGGCCTCGTAGTTGCTATTCTAAACCTGTTTAAATATGTGGGCCTGATGGAGAATCAAGCACACTAGTCAGGTGTGAAGAGCATTCTGGGTCCCTGGCCCATGTGCATAAGCCAATATGAATTGTGCAATAACGTAAGGCAATGCAGCTGCTCTTATCACATCAGTTTTATATGCCATTTTATTGCCTCGGAGTACCTGCCCAGCAGAAGTACGGCACTTTTTAACATCTCGAGTGTTCTCATTTGTGTGGTCACAGGTTTGCAAAGCGTGTCTGGATGACTAAACATTCGAGGTTCTAAAGCAACCCAACAAGTTCCTATTTTATACAGTATTGTCGATTTTATACTCTGTGTTGCACTGGCCTGATAGTCTGTGTTTTCACAAGAGTGAAGTTCCTATGTGCCATACCATAAGGTTCCTTCTAAATGTACAAAAAA includes:
- the LOC126544087 gene encoding E3 ubiquitin-protein ligase TRIM71-like, giving the protein MQEVQQREPRFSPVASSFSRAEMPTAQCVRCHSSSSRRDFTVLPCFHAVCLKCLDEVPDKGCDVVGYKCPVCQENLYALSQSILISNILNVVHEDYDYSACSNCNEGKRASGRCRDCNNELLCDNCVWAHQRVRLTKDHEIVSVSSDCTAASAMPPADSQTGLNQSWSDRHDCQVLRLYCETCCEALCSDCTVKEHGSHSLVYLQDALNSARTAVPSTLADMRSVVTVLQESMERSRRMSERLRVRTQNVAAEVRSTAGRHRVALNQRERDLLQRLDQAQQVKEQALKRQRDQLSAKLERLERAASDLQQAGDDLDLLRARREAQAQLQEARDAPTEPAEDDHIEFTAPDGALLAAIGTLGFLSSAGYGPNSSAAGESLVRAVRGRSATFTVHARDHLGESRLLGGDPVQVTVRAPDGTLCRADVVDRHDGTYQVTFQPQQEGTHIVRVLLRGADIQRSPFAVSVRASRNYAAIGEPSLVIGSEGSGDGQLCRPWGVCTDSQGHIIVADRSNNRIQVFNADGTFRLKFGTRGELPGQFDRPAGVAWDESHGGRIVVADKDNHRVQVFDSRGTFLLTFGEWGSKSGQFNYPWDVAVNSEGHILVSDTRNHRVQLFQADGTFLNKYGFEGPLWKQFDSPRGVAFIGDGHVVVTDFNNHRVLVIRPDFQSASYLGGEGKEPGLFQRPQGVAVDLEGHIVVADSRNHRLQVFRPDGKLLACFGSQGQEPGQLDLPSGLCISPEGRIVVVDFGNNRVQLF